A genomic stretch from Acinonyx jubatus isolate Ajub_Pintada_27869175 chromosome E2, VMU_Ajub_asm_v1.0, whole genome shotgun sequence includes:
- the LOC106980902 gene encoding leukocyte immunoglobulin-like receptor subfamily A member 6 isoform X11: MTPTLTTLLLLGLSVGPRTRAQAGTLPAPSLWAEPGSVVPWGSTVTIWCQGILEAHEFHLDKDGHPVPWDRQKPLEPGNKAKFSIRYVTEQYAGRYHCSCQSPTGSSEGSDPLELVVTGFHAKPTLSALPNPMVTSGGKVTLQCTSWTGFHRFVLMREGEPRPAWTLDSQRPTSGQFQALFPVGPVTPSARWTFRCHGYFNNTPQLWSYPSDPLELLVSGVSRKPSLLTQQSPVVTPGQRLTLQCRSHVGYDRFALYKEAAHDLPQHLSRQPQAGPSGADFPLGPVNSSHGGRYTCYGGHNLSSEWSAPSDPLDILVTGQLPSTPSLSVQPGPMVASGENVTLLCQSWSFVDTFLLSKEGAADPPLRLRSKYRAGHYQAKFSMNPVTSAQGGTYRCYGSYSTSPHLLSHPSDPLELQVSGSSGEPGPPATDPSSTAGPNRYLYVLIGAAGAFVLLLCLLVVLLVRRRRQGKGRKPGAADPEPQDRGLQDSSGPAAATQEETLSDAAVQDAQPEEGVELDQRDAEDGDPQGTTYAQAAACDAPPDVTYAQLNRLTLRRETSAPHSSQAGEPPAEPSVYAALAIR; the protein is encoded by the exons ATGACCCCCACCCTCACGACCCTGCTTCTCCTCG GGCTGAGTGTGGGACCCAGGACCCGAGCGCAGGCAG ggaccctccctgcaccctccctctgggctgagccaggctctgtggtCCCTTGGGGTAGCACTGTGACCATCTGGTGTCAGGGAATCCTGGAGGCCCACGAGTTCCATCTGGATAAAGACGGACACCCAGTGCCCTGGGACAGACAGAAGCCACTGGAGCCTGGGAACAAAGCCAAGTTCTCCATCAGATATGTGACAGAGCAGTATGCAGGCCGATATCACTGTTCCTGTCAAAGCCCCACTGGCTCCTCAGAGGGCAGTGACCCCCTGGAGCTGGTGGTGACAG GTTTCCATGCCAAACCCACTCTCTCAGCCCTGCCCAACCCCATGGTGACCTCAGGAGGGAAGGTGACCCTCCAGTGCACCTCATGGACGGGATTCCATAGGTTCGTCCTGATGAGGGAAGGAGAACCCAGACCCGCCTGGACCCTCGACTCCCAGCGACCCACCAGTGGACAGTTCCAGGCCCTGTTTCCTGTGGGCCCTGTGACCCCCAGCGCCAGGTGGACGTTCAGATGCCATGGCTATTTCAACAACACTCCCCAGTTGTGGTCATACCCCAGTGACCCCCTAGAACTGCTGGTCTCAG GTGtgtccaggaagccctccctccTGACCCAGCAGAGCCCCGTCGTGACCCCTGGACAGAGGCTGACCCTCCAGTGTCGCTCTCACGTCGGCTATGACAGATTCGCTCTGTACAAGGAGGCGGCACATGACCTTCCCCAGCACCTTAGCCggcagccccaggctgggccctCGGGGGCTGACTTCCCCCTGGGCCCAGTGAACAGCTCCCACGGGGGCCGGTACACGTGCTATGGTGGACACAACCTCTCCTCCGAGTGGTCGGCCCCCAGTGACCCCCTGGACATCCTGGTCACAG gACAGctcccctccacaccctcccTCTCAGTGCAGCCAGGACCCATGGTGGCCTCAGGAGAGAATGTGACCCTGCTGTGTCAGTCCTGGAGCTTTGTGGACACTTTCCTTCTGTCCAAGGAGGGGGCAGCCGACCCTCCCCTGCGTCTTAGATCAAAGTACCGAGCTGGACATTACCAGGCCAAATTCTCCATGAATCCTGTGACCTCAGCCCAGGGGGGGACCTACAGGTGCTACGGCTCATATAGCACCTCCCCCCACCTGTTGTCACACCCCAGTGACCCCCTGGAGCTCCAGGTCTCAG GATCCTCTGGAGAGCCCGGCCCCCCAGCCACAGATCCCAGCTCAACAGCTG GTCCCAACCGGTACCTGTACGTCCTCATCGGGGCCGCGGGGGCCTTCGTCCTGCTGCTCTGCCTCCTCGTCGTCCTCCTCGTCCGTCGCCGGCGTCAGGGCAAAGGCAGGAAGCCGG GGGCCGCAGACCCAGAGCCCCAGGACAGAGGCCTGCAGGACAG CTCCGGGCCAGCTGCCGCCACCCAGGAGGAGACCCTCT CAGATGCCGCCGTGCAAGACGCACAGCCCGAGGAGGGGGTGGAGCTGGACCAGCGG GACGCGGAGGATGGAGACCCCCAAGGAACGACCTATGCCCAG GCTGCCGCATGTGACGCCCCCCCAGATGTGACCTACGCCCAGCTGAACCGCTTGACGCTCAGACGGGAGACGAGTGCACCCCATTCCTCCCAAGCCGGGGAGCCTCCAGCAGAGCCCAGCGTGTATGCTGCTCTGGCCATCCGCTAG
- the LOC106980902 gene encoding leukocyte immunoglobulin-like receptor subfamily A member 6 isoform X2, producing MTPTLTTLLLLGLSVGPRTRAQAGTLPAPSLWAEPGSVVPWGSTVTIWCQGILEAHEFHLDKDGHPVPWDRQKPLEPGNKAKFSIRYVTEQYAGRYHCSCQSPTGSSEGSDPLELVVTGFHAKPTLSALPNPMVTSGGKVTLQCTSWTGFHRFVLMREGEPRPAWTLDSQRPTSGQFQALFPVGPVTPSARWTFRCHGYFNNTPQLWSYPSDPLELLVSGVSRKPSLLTQQSPVVTPGQRLTLQCRSHVGYDRFALYKEAAHDLPQHLSRQPQAGPSGADFPLGPVNSSHGGRYTCYGGHNLSSEWSAPSDPLDILVTGQLPSTPSLSVQPGPMVASGENVTLLCQSWSFVDTFLLSKEGAADPPLRLRSKYRAGHYQAKFSMNPVTSAQGGTYRCYGSYSTSPHLLSHPSDPLELQVSGSSGEPGPPATDPSSTAGPNRYLYVLIGAAGAFVLLLCLLVVLLVRRRRQGKGRKPGAADPEPQDRGLQDSSGPAAATQEETLYAAVQDAQPEEGVELDQRQDAEDGDPQGTTYAQVSHSRSRLSRGPATSPSPLWGGLPDTEAEEDRQMDSQVGPLFSRLPGSPHPNHTPPLSLRPLQAAACDAPPDVTYAQLNRLTLRRETSAPHSSQAGEPPAEPSVYAALAIR from the exons ATGACCCCCACCCTCACGACCCTGCTTCTCCTCG GGCTGAGTGTGGGACCCAGGACCCGAGCGCAGGCAG ggaccctccctgcaccctccctctgggctgagccaggctctgtggtCCCTTGGGGTAGCACTGTGACCATCTGGTGTCAGGGAATCCTGGAGGCCCACGAGTTCCATCTGGATAAAGACGGACACCCAGTGCCCTGGGACAGACAGAAGCCACTGGAGCCTGGGAACAAAGCCAAGTTCTCCATCAGATATGTGACAGAGCAGTATGCAGGCCGATATCACTGTTCCTGTCAAAGCCCCACTGGCTCCTCAGAGGGCAGTGACCCCCTGGAGCTGGTGGTGACAG GTTTCCATGCCAAACCCACTCTCTCAGCCCTGCCCAACCCCATGGTGACCTCAGGAGGGAAGGTGACCCTCCAGTGCACCTCATGGACGGGATTCCATAGGTTCGTCCTGATGAGGGAAGGAGAACCCAGACCCGCCTGGACCCTCGACTCCCAGCGACCCACCAGTGGACAGTTCCAGGCCCTGTTTCCTGTGGGCCCTGTGACCCCCAGCGCCAGGTGGACGTTCAGATGCCATGGCTATTTCAACAACACTCCCCAGTTGTGGTCATACCCCAGTGACCCCCTAGAACTGCTGGTCTCAG GTGtgtccaggaagccctccctccTGACCCAGCAGAGCCCCGTCGTGACCCCTGGACAGAGGCTGACCCTCCAGTGTCGCTCTCACGTCGGCTATGACAGATTCGCTCTGTACAAGGAGGCGGCACATGACCTTCCCCAGCACCTTAGCCggcagccccaggctgggccctCGGGGGCTGACTTCCCCCTGGGCCCAGTGAACAGCTCCCACGGGGGCCGGTACACGTGCTATGGTGGACACAACCTCTCCTCCGAGTGGTCGGCCCCCAGTGACCCCCTGGACATCCTGGTCACAG gACAGctcccctccacaccctcccTCTCAGTGCAGCCAGGACCCATGGTGGCCTCAGGAGAGAATGTGACCCTGCTGTGTCAGTCCTGGAGCTTTGTGGACACTTTCCTTCTGTCCAAGGAGGGGGCAGCCGACCCTCCCCTGCGTCTTAGATCAAAGTACCGAGCTGGACATTACCAGGCCAAATTCTCCATGAATCCTGTGACCTCAGCCCAGGGGGGGACCTACAGGTGCTACGGCTCATATAGCACCTCCCCCCACCTGTTGTCACACCCCAGTGACCCCCTGGAGCTCCAGGTCTCAG GATCCTCTGGAGAGCCCGGCCCCCCAGCCACAGATCCCAGCTCAACAGCTG GTCCCAACCGGTACCTGTACGTCCTCATCGGGGCCGCGGGGGCCTTCGTCCTGCTGCTCTGCCTCCTCGTCGTCCTCCTCGTCCGTCGCCGGCGTCAGGGCAAAGGCAGGAAGCCGG GGGCCGCAGACCCAGAGCCCCAGGACAGAGGCCTGCAGGACAG CTCCGGGCCAGCTGCCGCCACCCAGGAGGAGACCCTCT ATGCCGCCGTGCAAGACGCACAGCCCGAGGAGGGGGTGGAGCTGGACCAGCGG CAGGACGCGGAGGATGGAGACCCCCAAGGAACGACCTATGCCCAGGTGAGCCACTCAAGATCAAGACTCAGTCGGGGACCGGCCACTTCTCCTTCCCCCCTGTGGGGGGGATTGccagacacagaagcagaggaagaCAGGCAGATGGACAGTCAGGTGGGTCCTCTCTtctccaggctcccaggctcgCCCCACCCCAaccacacacctcccctctccctccgcccACTGCAGGCTGCCGCATGTGACGCCCCCCCAGATGTGACCTACGCCCAGCTGAACCGCTTGACGCTCAGACGGGAGACGAGTGCACCCCATTCCTCCCAAGCCGGGGAGCCTCCAGCAGAGCCCAGCGTGTATGCTGCTCTGGCCATCCGCTAG
- the LOC106980902 gene encoding leukocyte immunoglobulin-like receptor subfamily A member 6 isoform X5 produces the protein MTPTLTTLLLLGLSVGPRTRAQAGTLPAPSLWAEPGSVVPWGSTVTIWCQGILEAHEFHLDKDGHPVPWDRQKPLEPGNKAKFSIRYVTEQYAGRYHCSCQSPTGSSEGSDPLELVVTGFHAKPTLSALPNPMVTSGGKVTLQCTSWTGFHRFVLMREGEPRPAWTLDSQRPTSGQFQALFPVGPVTPSARWTFRCHGYFNNTPQLWSYPSDPLELLVSGVSRKPSLLTQQSPVVTPGQRLTLQCRSHVGYDRFALYKEAAHDLPQHLSRQPQAGPSGADFPLGPVNSSHGGRYTCYGGHNLSSEWSAPSDPLDILVTGQLPSTPSLSVQPGPMVASGENVTLLCQSWSFVDTFLLSKEGAADPPLRLRSKYRAGHYQAKFSMNPVTSAQGGTYRCYGSYSTSPHLLSHPSDPLELQVSGPNRYLYVLIGAAGAFVLLLCLLVVLLVRRRRQGKGRKPGAADPEPQDRGLQDSSGPAAATQEETLSDAAVQDAQPEEGVELDQRQDAEDGDPQGTTYAQVSHSRSRLSRGPATSPSPLWGGLPDTEAEEDRQMDSQVGPLFSRLPGSPHPNHTPPLSLRPLQAAACDAPPDVTYAQLNRLTLRRETSAPHSSQAGEPPAEPSVYAALAIR, from the exons ATGACCCCCACCCTCACGACCCTGCTTCTCCTCG GGCTGAGTGTGGGACCCAGGACCCGAGCGCAGGCAG ggaccctccctgcaccctccctctgggctgagccaggctctgtggtCCCTTGGGGTAGCACTGTGACCATCTGGTGTCAGGGAATCCTGGAGGCCCACGAGTTCCATCTGGATAAAGACGGACACCCAGTGCCCTGGGACAGACAGAAGCCACTGGAGCCTGGGAACAAAGCCAAGTTCTCCATCAGATATGTGACAGAGCAGTATGCAGGCCGATATCACTGTTCCTGTCAAAGCCCCACTGGCTCCTCAGAGGGCAGTGACCCCCTGGAGCTGGTGGTGACAG GTTTCCATGCCAAACCCACTCTCTCAGCCCTGCCCAACCCCATGGTGACCTCAGGAGGGAAGGTGACCCTCCAGTGCACCTCATGGACGGGATTCCATAGGTTCGTCCTGATGAGGGAAGGAGAACCCAGACCCGCCTGGACCCTCGACTCCCAGCGACCCACCAGTGGACAGTTCCAGGCCCTGTTTCCTGTGGGCCCTGTGACCCCCAGCGCCAGGTGGACGTTCAGATGCCATGGCTATTTCAACAACACTCCCCAGTTGTGGTCATACCCCAGTGACCCCCTAGAACTGCTGGTCTCAG GTGtgtccaggaagccctccctccTGACCCAGCAGAGCCCCGTCGTGACCCCTGGACAGAGGCTGACCCTCCAGTGTCGCTCTCACGTCGGCTATGACAGATTCGCTCTGTACAAGGAGGCGGCACATGACCTTCCCCAGCACCTTAGCCggcagccccaggctgggccctCGGGGGCTGACTTCCCCCTGGGCCCAGTGAACAGCTCCCACGGGGGCCGGTACACGTGCTATGGTGGACACAACCTCTCCTCCGAGTGGTCGGCCCCCAGTGACCCCCTGGACATCCTGGTCACAG gACAGctcccctccacaccctcccTCTCAGTGCAGCCAGGACCCATGGTGGCCTCAGGAGAGAATGTGACCCTGCTGTGTCAGTCCTGGAGCTTTGTGGACACTTTCCTTCTGTCCAAGGAGGGGGCAGCCGACCCTCCCCTGCGTCTTAGATCAAAGTACCGAGCTGGACATTACCAGGCCAAATTCTCCATGAATCCTGTGACCTCAGCCCAGGGGGGGACCTACAGGTGCTACGGCTCATATAGCACCTCCCCCCACCTGTTGTCACACCCCAGTGACCCCCTGGAGCTCCAGGTCTCAG GTCCCAACCGGTACCTGTACGTCCTCATCGGGGCCGCGGGGGCCTTCGTCCTGCTGCTCTGCCTCCTCGTCGTCCTCCTCGTCCGTCGCCGGCGTCAGGGCAAAGGCAGGAAGCCGG GGGCCGCAGACCCAGAGCCCCAGGACAGAGGCCTGCAGGACAG CTCCGGGCCAGCTGCCGCCACCCAGGAGGAGACCCTCT CAGATGCCGCCGTGCAAGACGCACAGCCCGAGGAGGGGGTGGAGCTGGACCAGCGG CAGGACGCGGAGGATGGAGACCCCCAAGGAACGACCTATGCCCAGGTGAGCCACTCAAGATCAAGACTCAGTCGGGGACCGGCCACTTCTCCTTCCCCCCTGTGGGGGGGATTGccagacacagaagcagaggaagaCAGGCAGATGGACAGTCAGGTGGGTCCTCTCTtctccaggctcccaggctcgCCCCACCCCAaccacacacctcccctctccctccgcccACTGCAGGCTGCCGCATGTGACGCCCCCCCAGATGTGACCTACGCCCAGCTGAACCGCTTGACGCTCAGACGGGAGACGAGTGCACCCCATTCCTCCCAAGCCGGGGAGCCTCCAGCAGAGCCCAGCGTGTATGCTGCTCTGGCCATCCGCTAG
- the LOC106980902 gene encoding leukocyte immunoglobulin-like receptor subfamily A member 6 isoform X13 — protein MTPTLTTLLLLGLSVGPRTRAQAGTLPAPSLWAEPGSVVPWGSTVTIWCQGILEAHEFHLDKDGHPVPWDRQKPLEPGNKAKFSIRYVTEQYAGRYHCSCQSPTGSSEGSDPLELVVTGFHAKPTLSALPNPMVTSGGKVTLQCTSWTGFHRFVLMREGEPRPAWTLDSQRPTSGQFQALFPVGPVTPSARWTFRCHGYFNNTPQLWSYPSDPLELLVSGVSRKPSLLTQQSPVVTPGQRLTLQCRSHVGYDRFALYKEAAHDLPQHLSRQPQAGPSGADFPLGPVNSSHGGRYTCYGGHNLSSEWSAPSDPLDILVTGQLPSTPSLSVQPGPMVASGENVTLLCQSWSFVDTFLLSKEGAADPPLRLRSKYRAGHYQAKFSMNPVTSAQGGTYRCYGSYSTSPHLLSHPSDPLELQVSGSSGEPGPPATDPSSTAGPNRYLYVLIGAAGAFVLLLCLLVVLLVRRRRQGKGRKPGAADPEPQDRGLQDRCRRARRTARGGGGAGPAGETPAPVQTPRALLVPNVNQRTLLCPHTTRSWRCPTGALSLLGHPGASCRDLTGPPTCPP, from the exons ATGACCCCCACCCTCACGACCCTGCTTCTCCTCG GGCTGAGTGTGGGACCCAGGACCCGAGCGCAGGCAG ggaccctccctgcaccctccctctgggctgagccaggctctgtggtCCCTTGGGGTAGCACTGTGACCATCTGGTGTCAGGGAATCCTGGAGGCCCACGAGTTCCATCTGGATAAAGACGGACACCCAGTGCCCTGGGACAGACAGAAGCCACTGGAGCCTGGGAACAAAGCCAAGTTCTCCATCAGATATGTGACAGAGCAGTATGCAGGCCGATATCACTGTTCCTGTCAAAGCCCCACTGGCTCCTCAGAGGGCAGTGACCCCCTGGAGCTGGTGGTGACAG GTTTCCATGCCAAACCCACTCTCTCAGCCCTGCCCAACCCCATGGTGACCTCAGGAGGGAAGGTGACCCTCCAGTGCACCTCATGGACGGGATTCCATAGGTTCGTCCTGATGAGGGAAGGAGAACCCAGACCCGCCTGGACCCTCGACTCCCAGCGACCCACCAGTGGACAGTTCCAGGCCCTGTTTCCTGTGGGCCCTGTGACCCCCAGCGCCAGGTGGACGTTCAGATGCCATGGCTATTTCAACAACACTCCCCAGTTGTGGTCATACCCCAGTGACCCCCTAGAACTGCTGGTCTCAG GTGtgtccaggaagccctccctccTGACCCAGCAGAGCCCCGTCGTGACCCCTGGACAGAGGCTGACCCTCCAGTGTCGCTCTCACGTCGGCTATGACAGATTCGCTCTGTACAAGGAGGCGGCACATGACCTTCCCCAGCACCTTAGCCggcagccccaggctgggccctCGGGGGCTGACTTCCCCCTGGGCCCAGTGAACAGCTCCCACGGGGGCCGGTACACGTGCTATGGTGGACACAACCTCTCCTCCGAGTGGTCGGCCCCCAGTGACCCCCTGGACATCCTGGTCACAG gACAGctcccctccacaccctcccTCTCAGTGCAGCCAGGACCCATGGTGGCCTCAGGAGAGAATGTGACCCTGCTGTGTCAGTCCTGGAGCTTTGTGGACACTTTCCTTCTGTCCAAGGAGGGGGCAGCCGACCCTCCCCTGCGTCTTAGATCAAAGTACCGAGCTGGACATTACCAGGCCAAATTCTCCATGAATCCTGTGACCTCAGCCCAGGGGGGGACCTACAGGTGCTACGGCTCATATAGCACCTCCCCCCACCTGTTGTCACACCCCAGTGACCCCCTGGAGCTCCAGGTCTCAG GATCCTCTGGAGAGCCCGGCCCCCCAGCCACAGATCCCAGCTCAACAGCTG GTCCCAACCGGTACCTGTACGTCCTCATCGGGGCCGCGGGGGCCTTCGTCCTGCTGCTCTGCCTCCTCGTCGTCCTCCTCGTCCGTCGCCGGCGTCAGGGCAAAGGCAGGAAGCCGG GGGCCGCAGACCCAGAGCCCCAGGACAGAGGCCTGCAGGACAG ATGCCGCCGTGCAAGACGCACAGCCCGAGGAGGGGGTGGAGCTGGACCAGCGGGTGAGACCCCTGCTCCCGTGCAGACCCCGAGGGCCCTCCTGGTGCCAAACGTAAACCAACGGACACTCCTGTGTCCTCACACCACCCGGTCGTGGCGGTGTCCCACGGGTGCCCTCTCCCTCCTTGGGCACCCCGGGGCCTCTTGCCGTGACCTCACGGGACCTCCCACGTGCCCCCCTTGA
- the LOC106980902 gene encoding leukocyte immunoglobulin-like receptor subfamily B member 3 isoform X10 has product MTPTLTTLLLLGLSVGPRTRAQAGTLPAPSLWAEPGSVVPWGSTVTIWCQGILEAHEFHLDKDGHPVPWDRQKPLEPGNKAKFSIRYVTEQYAGRYHCSCQSPTGSSEGSDPLELVVTGFHAKPTLSALPNPMVTSGGKVTLQCTSWTGFHRFVLMREGEPRPAWTLDSQRPTSGQFQALFPVGPVTPSARWTFRCHGYFNNTPQLWSYPSDPLELLVSGVSRKPSLLTQQSPVVTPGQRLTLQCRSHVGYDRFALYKEAAHDLPQHLSRQPQAGPSGADFPLGPVNSSHGGRYTCYGGHNLSSEWSAPSDPLDILVTGQLPSTPSLSVQPGPMVASGENVTLLCQSWSFVDTFLLSKEGAADPPLRLRSKYRAGHYQAKFSMNPVTSAQGGTYRCYGSYSTSPHLLSHPSDPLELQVSGSSGEPGPPATDPSSTAGPNRYLYVLIGAAGAFVLLLCLLVVLLVRRRRQGKGRKPGAADPEPQDRGLQDSSGPAAATQEETLYAAVQDAQPEEGVELDQRQDAEDGDPQGTTYAQAAACDAPPDVTYAQLNRLTLRRETSAPHSSQAGEPPAEPSVYAALAIR; this is encoded by the exons ATGACCCCCACCCTCACGACCCTGCTTCTCCTCG GGCTGAGTGTGGGACCCAGGACCCGAGCGCAGGCAG ggaccctccctgcaccctccctctgggctgagccaggctctgtggtCCCTTGGGGTAGCACTGTGACCATCTGGTGTCAGGGAATCCTGGAGGCCCACGAGTTCCATCTGGATAAAGACGGACACCCAGTGCCCTGGGACAGACAGAAGCCACTGGAGCCTGGGAACAAAGCCAAGTTCTCCATCAGATATGTGACAGAGCAGTATGCAGGCCGATATCACTGTTCCTGTCAAAGCCCCACTGGCTCCTCAGAGGGCAGTGACCCCCTGGAGCTGGTGGTGACAG GTTTCCATGCCAAACCCACTCTCTCAGCCCTGCCCAACCCCATGGTGACCTCAGGAGGGAAGGTGACCCTCCAGTGCACCTCATGGACGGGATTCCATAGGTTCGTCCTGATGAGGGAAGGAGAACCCAGACCCGCCTGGACCCTCGACTCCCAGCGACCCACCAGTGGACAGTTCCAGGCCCTGTTTCCTGTGGGCCCTGTGACCCCCAGCGCCAGGTGGACGTTCAGATGCCATGGCTATTTCAACAACACTCCCCAGTTGTGGTCATACCCCAGTGACCCCCTAGAACTGCTGGTCTCAG GTGtgtccaggaagccctccctccTGACCCAGCAGAGCCCCGTCGTGACCCCTGGACAGAGGCTGACCCTCCAGTGTCGCTCTCACGTCGGCTATGACAGATTCGCTCTGTACAAGGAGGCGGCACATGACCTTCCCCAGCACCTTAGCCggcagccccaggctgggccctCGGGGGCTGACTTCCCCCTGGGCCCAGTGAACAGCTCCCACGGGGGCCGGTACACGTGCTATGGTGGACACAACCTCTCCTCCGAGTGGTCGGCCCCCAGTGACCCCCTGGACATCCTGGTCACAG gACAGctcccctccacaccctcccTCTCAGTGCAGCCAGGACCCATGGTGGCCTCAGGAGAGAATGTGACCCTGCTGTGTCAGTCCTGGAGCTTTGTGGACACTTTCCTTCTGTCCAAGGAGGGGGCAGCCGACCCTCCCCTGCGTCTTAGATCAAAGTACCGAGCTGGACATTACCAGGCCAAATTCTCCATGAATCCTGTGACCTCAGCCCAGGGGGGGACCTACAGGTGCTACGGCTCATATAGCACCTCCCCCCACCTGTTGTCACACCCCAGTGACCCCCTGGAGCTCCAGGTCTCAG GATCCTCTGGAGAGCCCGGCCCCCCAGCCACAGATCCCAGCTCAACAGCTG GTCCCAACCGGTACCTGTACGTCCTCATCGGGGCCGCGGGGGCCTTCGTCCTGCTGCTCTGCCTCCTCGTCGTCCTCCTCGTCCGTCGCCGGCGTCAGGGCAAAGGCAGGAAGCCGG GGGCCGCAGACCCAGAGCCCCAGGACAGAGGCCTGCAGGACAG CTCCGGGCCAGCTGCCGCCACCCAGGAGGAGACCCTCT ATGCCGCCGTGCAAGACGCACAGCCCGAGGAGGGGGTGGAGCTGGACCAGCGG CAGGACGCGGAGGATGGAGACCCCCAAGGAACGACCTATGCCCAG GCTGCCGCATGTGACGCCCCCCCAGATGTGACCTACGCCCAGCTGAACCGCTTGACGCTCAGACGGGAGACGAGTGCACCCCATTCCTCCCAAGCCGGGGAGCCTCCAGCAGAGCCCAGCGTGTATGCTGCTCTGGCCATCCGCTAG